The following are encoded together in the Nocardioides okcheonensis genome:
- a CDS encoding alkene reductase, protein MSRAFESLAVGPWKLPQRFVMAPLTRNRAGEGNAPTGLNAEYYAQRAGAGLIITEGIAPSHVGQGYLDVPGLYTDEQVAGWRQVADAVHARDGVIVAQLMHAGRIAHADNKDGVETVAPSAVQAPGEMVTADGGKPHDVPRAVETDEVAGLVADYVTAARNAVAAGLDGVEVHAANGYLGHQFLDPTVNQRDDVYGGSPENRARFVIEVVTAVAEAIGAERVGLRLSPAHQFNGIGEEINADLTATYRAVVDAVSPLGLAYLSLLASPLEPLETLVRDLRERFDGVVLLNDGFGDVTSLESVEKLLETGLADAVVVGRPFLANPDLAERWREGAELNEPNPDTFYGGGAEGYTDYPTLDQAS, encoded by the coding sequence ATGAGCCGTGCATTCGAGTCCCTCGCCGTCGGTCCCTGGAAGCTGCCGCAGCGCTTCGTGATGGCGCCGCTGACCCGCAACCGCGCGGGTGAGGGCAACGCCCCGACCGGTCTCAACGCCGAGTACTACGCGCAGCGCGCGGGCGCCGGGCTGATCATCACCGAGGGCATCGCCCCCAGCCACGTCGGCCAGGGCTACCTGGACGTGCCGGGGCTCTACACCGACGAGCAGGTCGCCGGCTGGCGCCAGGTCGCCGACGCCGTCCACGCCCGCGACGGCGTGATCGTCGCCCAGCTCATGCACGCGGGCCGGATCGCCCACGCCGACAACAAGGACGGCGTCGAGACCGTCGCCCCCAGCGCCGTGCAGGCGCCCGGCGAGATGGTCACCGCCGACGGCGGCAAGCCGCACGACGTCCCGCGCGCCGTGGAGACCGACGAGGTCGCCGGCCTGGTCGCCGACTACGTCACCGCCGCCCGCAACGCGGTCGCGGCCGGGCTCGACGGCGTCGAGGTCCACGCGGCCAACGGCTACCTCGGCCACCAGTTCCTCGACCCGACGGTCAACCAGCGCGACGACGTCTACGGCGGCTCGCCGGAGAACCGGGCCCGCTTCGTCATCGAGGTCGTCACGGCCGTCGCCGAGGCGATCGGCGCCGAGCGGGTCGGGCTGCGGCTGAGCCCCGCCCACCAGTTCAACGGCATCGGCGAGGAGATCAACGCCGACCTCACCGCCACCTACCGCGCCGTCGTCGACGCGGTGTCGCCGCTCGGCCTGGCCTACCTGAGCCTGCTCGCCAGCCCGCTCGAGCCGCTCGAGACGCTGGTGCGCGACCTGCGCGAGCGCTTCGACGGCGTCGTGCTGCTCAACGACGGCTTCGGTGACGTCACCTCGCTCGAGTCGGTCGAGAAGCTGCTCGAGACCGGTCTCGCCGACGCCGTGGTCGTGGGCCGCCCGTTCCTGGCCAACCCCGACCTCGCCGAGCGCTGGCGCGAGGGGGCCGAGCTCAACGAGCCGAACCCCGACACCTTCTACGGTGGCGGCGCCGAGGGCTACACCGACTACCCCACCCTCGACCAGGCCTCCTGA
- a CDS encoding ABC transporter ATP-binding protein: MASHTGELTPQTGPAVRVEGLHRSFNEAGGVLNGLDLDIAPGEFVALLGRSGSGKSTLLRALAGLDRGVAGHGRVLVPEKVSVVFQDSRLLPWKRVLDNVTLGLRSADAAERGSQALAEVGLAGREKAWPHELSGGEQQRASLARSLVRDPELLLADEPFGALDALTRIRMHTLLRNLCEVHQPAVLLVTHDVDEAIVLADRVIVLDGGVVRHDARIDLGARRSQADPAFARLRAQLLTELGVEDDHDAAPGRHSDVRLGERAAS; the protein is encoded by the coding sequence ATGGCGTCGCACACTGGCGAGCTGACCCCGCAGACCGGGCCCGCGGTCCGGGTCGAGGGCCTGCACCGCAGCTTCAACGAGGCGGGTGGCGTGCTCAACGGCCTCGACCTCGACATCGCCCCCGGCGAGTTCGTCGCGCTCCTCGGGCGCAGCGGCTCCGGCAAGTCCACCCTGCTGCGGGCGCTGGCCGGCCTCGACCGCGGGGTCGCCGGCCACGGCCGGGTCCTCGTCCCGGAGAAGGTGTCGGTCGTCTTCCAGGACTCGCGCCTCCTGCCGTGGAAGCGGGTCCTCGACAACGTCACCCTCGGCCTGCGCTCCGCCGACGCCGCCGAGCGCGGCTCGCAGGCACTCGCCGAGGTGGGCCTGGCCGGGCGGGAGAAGGCCTGGCCGCACGAGCTCTCGGGCGGTGAGCAGCAGCGCGCGTCGCTGGCCCGCTCGCTGGTCCGCGACCCCGAGCTGCTGCTCGCCGACGAGCCGTTCGGGGCGCTCGACGCCCTGACCCGGATCCGGATGCACACCCTGCTGCGCAACCTCTGCGAGGTCCACCAGCCCGCCGTGCTGCTGGTCACCCACGACGTCGACGAGGCGATCGTGCTGGCCGACCGGGTCATCGTGCTCGACGGCGGCGTGGTGCGCCACGACGCACGGATCGACCTCGGCGCCCGCCGCTCGCAGGCCGACCCGGCGTTCGCCCGGCTGCGCGCGCAGCTGCTGACCGAGCTCGGCGTCGAGGACGACCACGACGCGGCACCCGGCCGGCACTCCGACGTACGCCTCGGCGAGAGGGCGGCCTCGTGA
- a CDS encoding LLM class flavin-dependent oxidoreductase: protein MTSAASSSPLALSVLDLVPVRSDQATGDAIAASRRLAQVADELGYRRYWVAEHHNMPAVAATNPPVLIAMLASATERIRVGSGGVMLPNHAPLVVAEQFALLEAAFPGRIDLGIGRAPGTDPLTRYVLRGGSAESADDAVARFPEYVDDIRTLMSPEGVEVQVGPRRQPLHATPSARSLATMWLLGSSDYSARLAAEKGLPYVFAHHFAGQGTAEAIELYRSTYRPSPEHPEPRTFLTANAVVAGTEEEARRLALPNVQQMLALRTGGPLRPQRLVEEAEAVEMTPDQVGFGRAMSNRWVVGSPEQARTQLADLAATYGVDEVMVHPVAGAWTGTDVTAAPTREETLRLLAA from the coding sequence GTGACTTCCGCTGCTTCGTCCTCCCCGCTCGCCCTCTCGGTCCTCGACCTCGTCCCGGTCCGCAGCGACCAGGCCACCGGTGACGCCATCGCCGCGTCGCGCCGCCTCGCGCAGGTCGCCGACGAGCTCGGCTACCGCCGCTACTGGGTCGCCGAGCACCACAACATGCCGGCCGTGGCGGCGACGAACCCGCCGGTCCTGATCGCGATGCTGGCCTCCGCCACCGAGCGGATCCGCGTCGGCTCCGGCGGCGTGATGCTGCCCAACCACGCGCCGCTGGTCGTCGCCGAGCAGTTCGCGCTCCTCGAGGCCGCCTTCCCGGGCCGCATCGACCTCGGCATCGGCCGCGCGCCCGGCACCGACCCGCTGACCCGCTACGTCCTGCGCGGCGGCAGCGCCGAGTCGGCCGACGACGCCGTCGCCCGCTTCCCCGAGTACGTCGACGACATCCGCACGCTGATGTCGCCCGAGGGCGTCGAGGTGCAGGTCGGTCCGCGCCGCCAGCCGCTGCACGCGACCCCGAGCGCGCGGAGCCTGGCCACCATGTGGCTGCTCGGCTCGTCGGACTACTCCGCCCGCCTCGCCGCCGAGAAGGGCCTGCCCTACGTCTTCGCGCACCACTTCGCCGGCCAGGGCACCGCGGAGGCGATCGAGCTCTACCGCTCCACCTACCGGCCCTCGCCCGAGCACCCGGAGCCGCGGACCTTCCTCACCGCCAACGCGGTCGTGGCCGGGACGGAGGAGGAGGCGCGCCGCCTCGCGCTGCCCAACGTGCAGCAGATGCTGGCGCTGCGCACCGGCGGCCCGCTGCGCCCGCAGCGCCTCGTCGAGGAGGCGGAGGCCGTCGAGATGACGCCCGACCAGGTCGGGTTCGGCCGGGCGATGAGCAACCGCTGGGTCGTCGGCTCGCCCGAGCAGGCCCGCACGCAGCTGGCCGACCTGGCCGCGACCTACGGCGTCGACGAGGTGATGGTGCACCCGGTCGCCGGCGCCTGGACCGGCACCGACGTCACCGCCGCCCCGACGCGCGAGGAGACGCTGCGGCTGCTGGCCGCCTGA
- a CDS encoding LLM class flavin-dependent oxidoreductase: MEFLWYIPNQVAPGHRSDTTTEGHNSLERLTGLARLVEDHGWGGALIGTGWKRPDTFTVATALTAATTTFNPLIAIRPGYWTPAHFASSAATLDQLSGGRVKVNVVSGPDHQPQYGDDEGDQAQRYARTREFMRLVRRYWTEDDITFEGEHYHAHGATLEHKPVAREGRPHPKLYFGGASEAAQRTAAAEADVQLFWGEPLDGVAARIDHLRTLSEEVGRDLPPLEFGLRITTLVRDTTEEAWVDAEAKVAAMAAGRDEWFVDPDRRVAVGQQRLLDLAEQGDVLDDCLYTAPGRVGGGGAGTTWLVGSPDDVAKALRRYADLGVTHFVLSDTPYEREIVRVGDSLLPLLRSA; this comes from the coding sequence CACGACCACCGAGGGGCACAACAGCCTCGAGCGGCTGACCGGCCTCGCCCGGCTCGTCGAGGACCACGGCTGGGGCGGCGCCCTCATCGGCACCGGCTGGAAGCGGCCCGACACCTTCACGGTCGCGACCGCCCTCACCGCCGCCACCACGACCTTCAACCCGCTGATCGCCATCCGTCCGGGCTACTGGACGCCGGCGCACTTCGCCTCCTCCGCGGCCACGCTCGACCAGCTCAGCGGCGGGCGGGTGAAGGTCAACGTGGTGAGCGGCCCGGACCACCAGCCGCAGTACGGCGACGACGAGGGCGACCAGGCGCAGCGCTACGCCCGGACCCGCGAGTTCATGCGGCTGGTCCGGCGCTACTGGACCGAGGACGACATCACCTTCGAGGGCGAGCACTACCACGCGCACGGCGCGACGCTGGAGCACAAGCCCGTCGCCCGGGAGGGCCGCCCGCACCCCAAGCTCTACTTCGGCGGCGCCTCGGAGGCCGCGCAGCGCACCGCCGCCGCCGAGGCCGACGTCCAGCTCTTCTGGGGCGAGCCGCTCGACGGCGTCGCCGCCCGCATCGACCACCTCCGCACCCTCAGCGAGGAGGTCGGCCGCGACCTCCCGCCGCTCGAGTTCGGCCTGCGGATCACCACCCTGGTGCGCGACACGACCGAGGAGGCCTGGGTCGACGCCGAGGCCAAGGTCGCCGCGATGGCCGCCGGGCGCGACGAGTGGTTCGTCGACCCCGACCGCCGGGTCGCCGTCGGCCAGCAGCGGCTGCTCGACCTCGCGGAGCAGGGCGACGTCCTCGACGACTGCCTCTACACCGCTCCCGGCCGGGTCGGTGGCGGCGGCGCCGGCACGACCTGGCTGGTCGGCTCGCCCGACGACGTGGCCAAGGCGCTGCGCCGCTACGCCGACCTCGGCGTCACCCACTTCGTGCTCAGCGACACGCCGTACGAGCGCGAGATCGTCCGCGTCGGCGACTCGCTGCTCCCGCTGCTCCGCTCCGCCTGA
- a CDS encoding LLM class flavin-dependent oxidoreductase — protein sequence MTRQIHLNLFIYPDGHHEAAWRRPESQPERITDITYYQELARRAEDAKFDAVFFADGPALAENIRYAARGGLEPITKMTAIAAATERIGVIGTSSTTYNEPYNLARQFASLDHLSNGRVGWNIVTTSSAGAAHNFGLDAHPAHAQRYERAEEFLDVVTKLWDSWEDDAVLADRESGIYADTDKIHRIDHEGEHFSVAGPLNAPRSPQGRPVYVQAGSSPDGRAFAARWAEAIFTAHQTLENAQEFYADIKARARAQGRNPDQLKVLPGISPFIGSTAAEARALEESFNDLTQPAYSLRQLSNLVGVDLASYDIDGPFPTEVVAPVGDRAFHSRSQLVLDIVARENPTIRQLCHKLAGGRGHRVVAGTPVDIADTIQEWAEQGAADGFNVMPPWLPGGIDVFIDEVVPILRSRGLFREEYTGSTLRDHLGLDRPASQYAPTPVQEKTA from the coding sequence GTGACCCGTCAGATCCACCTGAACCTCTTCATCTACCCCGACGGCCACCACGAGGCCGCCTGGCGGCGACCGGAGTCGCAGCCCGAGCGGATCACCGACATCACCTACTACCAGGAGCTCGCGCGGCGCGCGGAGGACGCGAAGTTCGACGCGGTCTTCTTCGCCGACGGGCCGGCGCTGGCGGAGAACATCAGGTACGCCGCGCGCGGCGGGCTGGAGCCGATCACCAAGATGACCGCGATCGCCGCGGCCACCGAGCGGATCGGCGTGATCGGGACGTCGTCGACGACCTACAACGAGCCCTACAACCTGGCCCGGCAGTTCGCCTCGCTCGACCACCTCAGCAACGGCCGGGTCGGGTGGAACATCGTCACCACCTCCTCGGCCGGGGCCGCGCACAACTTCGGCCTCGACGCCCACCCGGCCCACGCCCAGCGCTACGAGCGCGCCGAGGAGTTCCTCGACGTCGTCACCAAGCTCTGGGACAGCTGGGAGGACGACGCCGTCCTCGCCGACCGCGAGAGCGGGATCTACGCCGACACCGACAAGATCCACCGCATCGACCACGAGGGCGAGCACTTCTCGGTGGCCGGCCCGCTCAACGCGCCGCGCTCGCCGCAGGGCCGTCCGGTCTACGTCCAGGCCGGCTCCTCGCCGGACGGGCGGGCCTTCGCGGCCCGCTGGGCGGAGGCGATCTTCACCGCCCACCAGACCCTGGAGAACGCCCAGGAGTTCTACGCCGACATCAAGGCGCGGGCCCGGGCCCAGGGACGCAACCCCGACCAGCTCAAGGTGCTGCCCGGCATCAGCCCGTTCATCGGGTCGACCGCCGCCGAGGCCCGTGCGCTCGAGGAGTCGTTCAACGACCTCACCCAGCCGGCGTACTCGCTGCGCCAGCTGAGCAACCTCGTCGGCGTCGACCTCGCGTCCTACGACATCGACGGGCCGTTCCCGACCGAGGTCGTGGCGCCCGTCGGCGACCGCGCGTTCCACAGCCGCTCCCAGCTCGTGCTCGACATCGTCGCGCGGGAGAACCCGACGATCCGCCAGCTGTGCCACAAGCTCGCCGGCGGCCGCGGCCACCGCGTGGTGGCCGGCACCCCGGTCGACATCGCCGACACGATCCAGGAGTGGGCCGAGCAGGGCGCCGCCGACGGCTTCAACGTGATGCCGCCGTGGCTGCCCGGAGGCATCGACGTCTTCATCGACGAGGTCGTGCCGATCCTGCGCAGCCGCGGGTTGTTCCGCGAGGAGTACACAGGAAGCACCCTGCGCGACCACCTCGGGCTCGACCGCCCGGCCAGCCAGTACGCCCCGACCCCTGTCCAGGAGAAGACCGCATGA
- a CDS encoding low affinity iron permease family protein → MERSEAAESREKKDGLDPFEKFVEVSTNTISRAPFFAVVVAVVVIWAASFPLWKSTTKWELAIHTFGGVLSLLLLVLLENAGRRHNEAMQEKLNVLAEALAALMDSRAADDPDLREAADNLREAVGLEERH, encoded by the coding sequence ATGGAGCGCAGCGAGGCGGCCGAGAGCCGGGAGAAGAAGGACGGCCTCGACCCGTTCGAGAAGTTCGTCGAGGTGTCCACCAACACCATCAGCCGGGCGCCGTTCTTCGCGGTCGTCGTGGCGGTCGTGGTGATCTGGGCGGCGAGCTTCCCGCTCTGGAAGAGCACCACCAAGTGGGAGCTCGCCATCCACACGTTCGGCGGCGTGCTGTCGCTGCTGCTGCTGGTCCTGCTGGAGAACGCCGGACGCCGCCACAACGAGGCGATGCAGGAGAAGCTCAACGTGCTGGCGGAGGCGCTGGCGGCGCTGATGGACTCGCGCGCCGCCGACGACCCCGACCTGCGCGAGGCCGCCGACAACCTCCGCGAGGCGGTCGGGCTCGAGGAGCGGCACTGA
- a CDS encoding MFS transporter, with amino-acid sequence MTTTTTPRERILSPAYAATTVAMFGLIAFVAFEAMAVATVMPTVARDLDGLGLYALAFAAPLASGVVGMVAAGTWSDRSGPVVPLLASLALFSTGLLVCGLAPSMEALLVGRVLQGLGGGALTVGLYVVVGLVYPAPLRPAVFASFAAAWVLPALFGPGLAAFVATTWSWRWVFLGAVALVVVALALLAPALRGLDTPEEGDATPRSRLWWAVVGAVAVLVLELLGSATGLTALGALAALALVWVALGRLLPRGSRRLQRGLPAVIATRGLLSAVFFCAEAYIVYVLQDHWDLTAGRAGIALTCVGVVWAASSQLQSRFGERVSHTRAMLVGTSLVLVGVGALALTVLALDAGSRPSAVLPAAAYVLAGAGMGFAYPRTGVAMLEASTDRDRGFNSSALSIADSLGAAIALSAAGAVFATSDRAGLDPFLAVFAAAATLSVLGVAAAARTRTS; translated from the coding sequence GTGACCACCACCACGACGCCGCGCGAGCGGATCCTCTCCCCCGCCTACGCCGCGACCACCGTGGCGATGTTCGGCCTGATCGCCTTCGTCGCCTTCGAGGCGATGGCGGTCGCGACCGTCATGCCGACGGTCGCGCGCGACCTCGACGGCCTGGGCCTCTACGCCCTCGCGTTCGCCGCGCCGCTGGCCAGCGGGGTGGTCGGGATGGTCGCCGCAGGGACGTGGAGCGACCGCAGCGGTCCCGTCGTCCCGCTGCTCGCCTCGCTGGCGCTCTTCAGCACGGGGCTGCTGGTGTGCGGGCTGGCGCCGTCGATGGAGGCGCTGCTCGTCGGCCGGGTGCTGCAGGGCCTTGGCGGCGGGGCGCTGACGGTGGGGCTCTACGTCGTGGTGGGTCTGGTCTACCCCGCGCCGCTGCGGCCGGCGGTGTTCGCCTCGTTCGCCGCCGCCTGGGTGCTGCCGGCGCTGTTCGGGCCGGGCCTGGCTGCGTTCGTCGCCACCACGTGGAGCTGGCGATGGGTCTTCCTCGGGGCGGTGGCGCTGGTCGTCGTCGCGCTGGCGCTGCTCGCACCCGCGCTCCGCGGCCTCGACACTCCGGAGGAAGGCGACGCGACGCCGCGCAGCCGGCTCTGGTGGGCCGTCGTCGGCGCGGTCGCGGTGCTCGTCCTCGAGCTGCTGGGCTCGGCCACCGGTCTCACGGCACTGGGGGCGCTCGCCGCGCTCGCGCTGGTGTGGGTCGCGCTCGGCCGGCTGCTCCCGCGCGGCAGCAGGCGCCTGCAGCGCGGGCTGCCGGCGGTGATCGCGACGCGCGGCCTGCTCAGCGCCGTGTTCTTCTGCGCCGAGGCCTACATCGTCTACGTCCTGCAGGACCACTGGGACCTCACCGCCGGGCGCGCGGGCATCGCGCTGACCTGCGTGGGCGTCGTGTGGGCGGCCTCGAGCCAGCTCCAGTCGCGGTTCGGGGAGCGGGTCTCGCACACCCGCGCGATGCTCGTGGGCACCTCGCTCGTGCTCGTCGGCGTGGGCGCGCTCGCCCTCACCGTCCTGGCCCTGGACGCCGGGTCACGTCCGTCGGCGGTGCTGCCGGCGGCGGCGTACGTCCTGGCCGGCGCCGGGATGGGGTTCGCCTACCCGCGCACCGGCGTGGCGATGCTGGAGGCCTCCACCGACCGCGACCGCGGCTTCAACTCCTCGGCGCTGTCGATCGCCGACTCGCTCGGTGCGGCGATCGCGCTCTCGGCGGCGGGCGCGGTCTTCGCGACCTCCGACCGGGCCGGGCTCGACCCGTTCCTCGCGGTGTTCGCCGCCGCCGCGACCCTCAGCGTGCTCGGGGTCGCGGCGGCGGCGCGGACGCGTACGTCCTGA
- a CDS encoding ABC transporter substrate-binding protein: MSRRGPRPLAFRSPLTRTVLLATVGLAALSGCGGQDAGPRLELTAALPDAPADGTVLRVGDPATQVALETSGLIDDLDVEVEWANITGGPKTLEAFRADAIDIGSVADIPPLFAHWTGTDVRVVAARETVDPMEHPTYELGVAPGVDVSSIEDLKGKKIAYSPGQAQGALVLNVLREAGLTQDDVELVEMQSVDDAFSVALAGKQVDVAPLGQSLVKTYLAKYERDGATTIAPGVRDDAWTLYTPTEVLEDADKAAAIKDYVAVWAEAQEWISSHPDEFAQAYYVDHEGLSEEDADYVVEALGEFTVPTSWDDFIARHQETADTLAEEQGHDPVDVETLYDRRYEKAIAAALDGKEAGS; encoded by the coding sequence ATGTCACGACGAGGGCCCCGCCCCCTGGCGTTCCGCAGCCCCCTGACCCGCACCGTCCTGCTGGCCACCGTCGGCCTCGCCGCGCTCTCCGGTTGCGGCGGCCAGGACGCCGGCCCGCGCCTCGAGCTGACCGCGGCCCTGCCCGACGCCCCGGCCGACGGCACCGTCCTCCGGGTCGGCGACCCGGCCACCCAGGTCGCGCTGGAGACCTCCGGCCTGATCGACGACCTCGACGTCGAGGTCGAGTGGGCCAACATCACCGGCGGCCCCAAGACGCTCGAGGCCTTCCGCGCCGACGCCATCGACATCGGCTCGGTCGCCGACATCCCGCCGCTCTTCGCACACTGGACCGGCACCGACGTCCGCGTCGTCGCCGCCCGCGAGACCGTCGACCCGATGGAGCACCCGACCTACGAGCTCGGTGTCGCGCCCGGCGTCGACGTCTCCTCGATCGAGGACCTGAAGGGCAAGAAGATCGCCTACAGCCCCGGCCAGGCCCAGGGCGCGCTCGTGCTCAACGTGCTGCGCGAGGCCGGCCTCACCCAGGACGACGTCGAGCTCGTCGAGATGCAGAGCGTCGACGACGCGTTCTCCGTGGCGCTCGCCGGCAAGCAGGTCGACGTCGCCCCGCTCGGCCAGTCGCTGGTGAAGACCTACCTCGCGAAGTACGAGCGCGACGGCGCCACCACGATCGCGCCGGGCGTGCGCGACGACGCCTGGACGCTCTACACCCCGACCGAGGTCCTCGAGGACGCCGACAAGGCGGCCGCGATCAAGGACTACGTCGCCGTCTGGGCCGAGGCCCAGGAGTGGATCTCCAGCCACCCCGACGAGTTCGCCCAGGCCTACTACGTCGACCACGAGGGCCTCTCGGAGGAGGACGCGGACTACGTCGTCGAGGCGCTCGGCGAGTTCACCGTCCCGACGAGCTGGGACGACTTCATCGCGCGCCACCAGGAGACCGCCGACACCCTCGCCGAGGAGCAGGGCCACGACCCGGTCGACGTGGAGACGCTCTACGACCGGCGCTACGAGAAGGCCATCGCCGCCGCGCTCGACGGGAAGGAGGCGGGCTCGTGA
- a CDS encoding ABC transporter permease — translation MTTLTASRPVVAADDVRPVRRRLGPGDPIRFSGLIGIAVLLAAWVVGSATGLLDERNLSAPWTVVATAETLIENGRLQESLVTSGIRAALGLGLGVAVGTVLALISGLSRIGESLIDGPIQVKRSIPTLALIPLLILWLGIGEPMKVITIALAVFVPIYIHTHNGLRTIEGRYAELAETLDVSRAEFIRHVVLPGAMPGFLLGLRFAVTSSLLALVVVEVINATSGIGHMITLASNYGQTDIIVVGLVVYALLGVTADAVVRLIERKALSWRRTLAS, via the coding sequence GTGACCACGCTGACCGCCTCCCGCCCCGTCGTCGCCGCCGATGACGTACGTCCCGTGCGGCGCCGGCTCGGCCCCGGCGACCCGATCCGGTTCAGCGGCCTGATCGGCATCGCCGTCCTGCTCGCCGCCTGGGTCGTCGGGTCGGCCACCGGGCTGCTCGACGAGCGCAACCTCAGCGCGCCGTGGACCGTCGTCGCGACGGCCGAGACCCTCATCGAGAACGGCCGGCTTCAGGAGAGCCTGGTCACCTCCGGCATCCGCGCCGCGCTGGGCCTCGGCCTCGGCGTCGCGGTCGGCACCGTCCTGGCGCTCATCTCGGGCCTCTCGCGGATCGGCGAGTCGCTCATCGACGGGCCGATCCAGGTCAAGCGCTCGATCCCCACGCTGGCGCTGATCCCGCTGCTGATCCTGTGGCTCGGCATCGGCGAGCCGATGAAGGTCATCACCATCGCGCTGGCCGTCTTCGTGCCGATCTACATCCACACCCACAACGGCCTGCGCACCATCGAGGGGCGCTACGCCGAGCTGGCCGAGACCCTCGACGTCAGCCGCGCCGAGTTCATCCGCCACGTGGTGCTGCCCGGCGCCATGCCCGGCTTCCTGCTCGGCCTGCGCTTCGCGGTGACCTCGTCGCTGCTCGCGCTCGTCGTCGTGGAGGTCATCAACGCCACGAGCGGGATCGGCCACATGATCACGCTCGCGTCCAACTACGGGCAGACCGACATCATCGTCGTCGGCCTAGTCGTCTACGCACTGCTCGGCGTCACCGCCGACGCGGTCGTCCGTCTCATCGAGAGGAAGGCACTGTCATGGCGTCGCACACTGGCGAGCTGA
- a CDS encoding aldo/keto reductase, with protein MSFEHYRPLGRTGVQVSPLTLGAMMFGAWGNPDHDASIAIIHRALDAGINVIDTADVYARGESEEIVGKALQARKGSRDDVFLATKFHGNMHDDDPNQAGNSRRWIIREVEHSLRRLQVDHIDLYQVHRPRPEVDVDETLGALTDLVRQGKIRYIGTSTFLPSQVVEAQWVAEKRQRERPVTEQPPYSILAREVERDILPTAQKHGLGVLPWSPLAGGWLSGRYRRGESPSATSSRLQRQPARHDPDAPENKLKLEAVHQLQDLADEAGLSLIHLALGFVLAHPAVSSAIIGPRTLEQLESQLGVEKVVLPADVLDRIDEIVPPGTTINEADKGYAPPALVDASLRRR; from the coding sequence ATGAGCTTCGAGCACTACCGTCCGCTCGGCCGCACCGGCGTCCAGGTCAGCCCGCTGACCCTCGGCGCGATGATGTTCGGCGCGTGGGGCAATCCCGACCACGACGCCTCGATCGCGATCATCCACCGCGCCCTCGACGCCGGGATCAACGTCATCGACACCGCCGACGTCTACGCCCGCGGCGAGTCGGAGGAGATCGTCGGCAAGGCGCTGCAGGCCCGCAAGGGCAGCCGCGACGACGTCTTCCTCGCGACCAAGTTCCACGGCAACATGCACGACGACGACCCCAACCAGGCCGGCAACTCGCGGCGCTGGATCATCCGCGAGGTCGAGCACTCGCTGCGCCGGCTCCAGGTCGACCACATCGACCTCTACCAGGTCCACCGGCCGCGCCCGGAGGTCGACGTCGACGAGACCCTCGGCGCGCTGACCGACCTCGTGCGCCAGGGCAAGATCCGCTACATCGGCACCTCGACCTTCCTGCCCTCGCAGGTCGTCGAGGCGCAGTGGGTGGCCGAGAAGCGGCAGCGCGAGCGGCCGGTGACCGAGCAGCCGCCCTACTCGATCCTCGCCCGCGAGGTGGAGCGCGACATCCTGCCGACCGCCCAGAAGCACGGCCTCGGCGTGCTGCCGTGGAGCCCGCTCGCGGGAGGCTGGCTGTCGGGTCGCTACCGCCGCGGCGAGTCCCCGTCGGCGACCTCGAGCCGCCTGCAGCGCCAGCCCGCGCGGCACGACCCCGACGCCCCGGAGAACAAGCTCAAGCTCGAGGCGGTGCACCAGCTGCAGGACCTCGCCGACGAGGCCGGGCTGTCGCTGATCCACCTCGCGCTCGGCTTCGTGCTCGCCCACCCGGCGGTGTCGTCGGCCATCATCGGCCCGCGCACCCTCGAGCAGCTCGAGTCGCAGCTCGGGGTGGAGAAGGTCGTGCTGCCGGCCGACGTGCTCGACCGGATCGACGAGATCGTGCCGCCCGGCACGACGATCAACGAGGCGGACAAGGGCTACGCCCCGCCCGCGCTCGTCGACGCCTCGCTGCGGCGCCGCTGA